The Deltaproteobacteria bacterium region GCCTGCGCCTCCGGCGGCGTCTTCATCTGCAACCCCGACGATCGCCTGGGCCCGCTGACCTGCTCCGGCACGCCGGGCCAGGCCGGCGTCGAGGTCTGCAACGGGCTCGACGACGACTGCGACGGCCTCACCGACGAGGAGCCGGAGTGGTCGAACCTGAACCAGCTCTGCACCGTGACCATGGGCGGCTGCGTCGCGAACGGCATCTTCGTCTGCGACCAGCTCAACCCCACCGGGCTGACCCTCTGCTCGGCCACTCCGGGGCCGCCGGTGGTCGAGGTCTGCGACGGCTTCGACAACGACTGCGACGGTGACACCGACGAGGAGGCGATCTGGGCCGACCTCGGGGAGCAGTGCACGACCGGCGTGGGGTCCTGCGAGCGGGCCGGCATCCGGGGCTGCGACCCGGGCGACCCCACCGGGGCGACGATCTGCCTGGCCGTCGGCGGCAGCGAGGGCGTCGAGGTCTGCAACGGCGTCGACGACGACTGCGACGGCGAGACGGACGAGGACCTGGCCTGGGCGGACAAGGGGCAGCCCTGCGTGCTGGGGATCGGGGCCTGCGAGGCGCCCGGCATCCGGATCTGCGACCCGGGGAACGCGGCCGGGCCGACGATCTGCAACGCCATCCCCGGCAGCGGGGTGGCCGAGGTCTGCAACGGGCTGGACGACGACTGCGACGGGCAGACCGACAACGGCGCCCTCTGGGCCGGCAAGTTCGGGCCCTGCACGGTGGGCGTCGGCGCCTGCACCGCGGCGGGCCTGATGGTCTGCGACCCGGCCGATCCCACCGGGGCCCTGGTCTGCAACGCCGTGGCGGGCTCGCCGAGCGCCGAGGCCTGCAACGGCCTGGACGACGACTGCGACGGCCAGGCCGACGAGGACGCCCTCTGGCTGACCCTCGGCGACATCTGCAACGTGGGCATCGGCCAGTGCCGGGCGACCGGCGTCGAGATCTGCGACGTGGGCAACCCCGGCGGCGCCACGATCTGCTCGGTGAGCTCGGGGGCGGCCGGCTCCGAGATCTGCAACGGGCTGGACGACGACTGCGACGGGCAGACCGACGAGGAGGCGACCTGGTCCGACCTGGGCACCGTCTGCACCGTGGGCGTGGGCGTCTGCGAGCGGACGGGCGTCCGGCGCTGCGACGGGACCGATCCGGCGGGCGCGACGATCTGCGACGCCACCGCGGCGCCGGCGGGGGTCGAAGTCTGCAACGGGCTGGACGACGACTGCGACGGGCAGACCGACGAGGACGCCACCTGGGCCGACCTGGGCACGGTCTGCAGCGTGGGTGAGGGAACCTGCGAGCGCAGCGGCGTGCGGATCTGCGATCCGGGCGCCCCGGCGGGGCCGACGATCTGCAACGCCTCCCCCGGGAGCACCGGCGCCGAGGTCTGCGACGGCCTGGACAACGACTGCGACGGGCAGACCGACGAGGACGCCCCCTGGGCCAACAAGGGGCAGGTCTGCAACGTCGGCGCCGGCGGCTGCCAGGAGAGCGGCACCTTCATCTGCGACCCCACCGCGCCGGCCGATCCGACGATCTGCTCGGCGAACCCCGCGCCGCCGGGCACCGAGATCTGCGACGGCCTGGACAACGACTGCGACGGGCAGACCGACGAGGATCTCCTCTGGGTCGATCTGGGCACCATCTGCCGGGTCGGGCAGGGGGTCTGCGAGGCCGTGGGCATCAAGGTCTGCGATCCCGGCGCCCCCCTCGGCGCGACGATCTGCTCGGCCACCGCCGGGGCGCCCGGCACCGAGACCTGCAACGGGCTGGACGACGACTGCAACGGCAGCATCGACGACGGCCCGGCCTGGGCCGATCGGGGTCAGGGCTGCACCGAGGGCGTGGGCGTCTGCGCCTCGGCCGGCGTGCGGATCTGCGACGGGGCGAACCCCGCCGGCCCCACGGTCTGCTCGGCCACCGCCGGGGCGCCCGGCACCGAGACCTGCAACGGGCTGGACGACGACTGCAACGGCAGCATCGACGACGGCGCCCTCTGGGGGGACAGGGGCACCGGCTGCACCGCCGGCACGGGGATCTGCTCCGCCGCGGGCGTGAAGGTCTGTGACCCCACCGACCCCTCGGGCGCGACGGTCTGCTCGGCGACGCCGGGCGCGCCGGGCAGCGAGGTCTGCAACGGCCTCGACGACGACTGCGACGGCGCCATCGACGACGGCGCCCTCTGGTCCGATCTGGGCACGGGCTGCACCTCGGGGCAGGGGGTCTGCGCCACGGCCGGGGTGAAGGTCTGCGATCCGGGGAACGCGGCGGGGGCGACGGTCTGCTCCGCGAGCGCGGGGGCGCCGGAGGTCGAGGTCTGCAACGGCGTGGACGACGACTGCAACGGCAGCATCGACGACGGCGCCCTCTGGGCCAACAAGGGCCAGAGCTGCAAGGTGGGCGAGGGCGTCTGCGTCGAGTTCGGCGCCCGGATCTGCGATCCCGCAAACCCGGCGGGGGCGACGATCTGCTCGGGGACGCCGGGCACGCCCGGCACCGAGATCTGCAACGGGCTGGACGACGACTGCGACGGCAGCATCGACGAGGGCGCCCTCTGGGCGAACCTCGGCGACGGCTGCAGCGTGGGCACCGGCGTCTGCGTGGAGTACGGCTCGCGGATCTGCGACCCGGCGAACGCGGCGGGCGCGACGATCTGCTCGGCGACGCCCGGCGCGGCCGGCCTCGAGATCTGCAACGGGCTGGACGACGACTGCGACGGCAGCATCGACGAGGGGGTCCTCTGGGCGGACCGGGGCCAGGGCTGCACCGCCGGCACCGGCATCTGCGCCGCGGCCGGGGTGAAGATCTGCGACGCGGCGGACCCCACGGGCGCCACCGTCTGCTCGGCCGCGCCCGGCCCCGGAGGCGTCGAGGTCTGCAACGGGCTGGACGACGACTGCGACGGGGTGATCGACGACGGCGCGCTCTGGGCGGACAAGGGGACGGGCTGCACCTCGGGGGTCGGGGTCTGCGCCGAGGCCGGCTCCCGGATCTGTGACGCCGCCAACCCCTCCGGCCCGACGATCTGCTCGGCGACGCCGGGCACGCCGGGCACCGAGGTCTGCAACGGGCTGGACGACGACTGCGACGGCGCGATCGACGACGGCGCGCTCTGGGCGGACCGCGGCACCGGCTGCACCGTGGGCGTGGGCACCTGCTCCGCGGCCGGGGTGAAGGTCTGCGATCCGGGGAACGCGGCCGGGGCGACGGTCTGCTCGGCGACGCCGGGCGCGCCGGGCAGCGAGGTCTGCAACGGGCTGGACGACGACTGCGACGGCGCGATCGACGACGGCGCGACCTGGGCCGACCTGGGCCAGGGCTGCACCGTGGGCGTGGGTACCTGCTCCGCGGCCGGGGTGAAGGTCTGCGATCCGGGGAACGCCGCCGGGGCGACGGTCTGCTCGGCGACGCCGGGCGCGCCGGGCACCGAGACCTGCAACGGCCTCGACGACGACTGCGACGGGGCGATCGACGACGGCGCGCTCTGGGCCGACCTCGGCAGCGGCTGCACCTCCGGGCAGGGTGTCTGCGCCCAGGCCGGCTCGCGGATCTGCGATCCGGGGAACGCGGCGGGGCCGACGATCTGCTCGGCGACGCCGGGCGCGCCGGGCACCGAGGTCTGCAACGGCCTCGACGACGACTGCGACGGGACCATCGACGACGGCGCGCTCTGGGCGGATCTGGGCACCGGCTGCACCTCGGGGCAGGGCATCTGCGCCGCGGCCGGGGTGAAGGTCTGCGATCCGGGCGCCCCGGCGGGGGCGACGGTCTGCTCGGCGACCGCCGGCGCGCCGGGCACGGAGGTCTGCAACGGCCTCGACGACGACTGCGACGGAGTGATCGACGACGGCCCCCTCTGGGCCGACAAGGGCACGGGCTGCACCTCCGGCGTCGGAGTCTGCCTGGAGAGCGGCGCCAAGGTCTGCGACGCCGGGAACCCGGCGGGCCCCACCGTCTGCTCGGCGATCGCCGGCACGCCCGGGACCGAGGTCTGCAACGGCCTCGACGACGACTGCGACGGGGCCATCGACGACGGCGCCCTCTGGGCGACCCTGGGCGACGGCTGCACCGTGGGCACCGGCGTCTGCTCCGAGGCCGGCTCCCTGATCTGCGACGCGGGGAACCCCGCGGGTCCGCCGGTCTGCTCGGCGACGCCGGGCGCGCCGGGCACCGAGGTCTGCAACGGACTGGACGACGACTGCGACGGCAGCATCGACGAGGGTGCGCTCTGGGCGGACCGGGGCACGGGCTGCACCTCCGGCGCCGGCGTCTGCTCGGCGGCGGGCGTGAAGGTCTGCGATCCGGGCGCCCCGGCGGGCGCGACGATCTGCTCGGCGACGCCGGGCGCGCCGCAGACCGAGGTCTGCAACGGGCTGGACGACGACTGCGACGGCAGCATCGACGAGGGCGCCCTCTGGGCGGACCGGGGCGAGGGCTGCACCTCGGGCCTGGGCATCTGCGCCGCCGCCGGCGTGAAGGTCTGTGATCCCGGCGCCCCGGCGGGGGCGACGGTCTGCTCGGCGACGCCGGGCGCGCCGCAGACCGAGGTCTGCAACGGCCGCGACGACGACTGCGACGGCGCCATCGACGACGGCGCCCTCTGGGTGGACCTGGGGGAGGGCTGCAGCGCCGGCACCGGCGAGTGCATCGAGTTCGGGTCGAAGATCTGCGATCCGGGCGACCCCGCCGGCGCGACGATCTGCTCGGCGACGCCGGGCGCGCCGGGCGTCGAGGTCTGCAACGGCCTGGACGACGACTGCGACGGCAGCCTCGACGAGGGGGCGCTCTGGGCCGACCTGGGTGACGGCTGCAACGTGGGCACCGGCCTGTGCCTCGAGTACGGCTCGAAGATCTGCGACCCGGGCGACCCCGCCGCGGCGACGATCTGCTCGGCGACGCCGGGCGCGCCAGGCGTCGAGGTCTGCAACGGCCGGGACGACGACTGCGACGGCAGCATCGACGAGGGCGTCCTCTGGGCCGACCTGGGCGAGGGCTGCACGGCGGGCACCGGCGTCTGCTCGGCCGCCGGGGTGAAGGTCTGCGATCCGGGCGCGCCGGCGGGCGCGACGGTCTGCTCGGCGACGCCCGGGGCCCCGGGCACCGAGGTCTGCAACGGCCTGGACGACGACTGCAACGGGACGATCGACGACGGCGCCCTCTGGGCGGACAAGGGCGAGGGCTGCGCGGTGGGCACCGGCGTCTGCCTGGAGTACGGCTCGCGGATCTGCGATCCGGGGAACGCGGCGGGGCCGACGATCTGCTCGGCGACGCCGGGCGCGCCGGGCACCGAGGTCTGCAACGGCCTGGACGACGACTGCGACGGGACGATCGACGACGGCGCCCTCTGGGCCGACAAGGGCACCGGCTGCACCGCCGGCACCGGCATCTGCGCCGCGGCGGGCGTGAAGGTCTGTGATCCGGGGAACGCGGCCGGGGCGACGGTCTGCTCGGCGACGCCGGGCGCGCCGGGCACCGAGGTCTGCAACGGCGTGGACGACGACTGCGACGGCAGCATCGACGAGGGCGCCTCCTGGGCGGACCTCGGCCAGGGCTGCAGCGCGGGCACCGGCGTCTGCGTGGAGTACGGCTCGCGGATCTGCGATCCGGGGAACGCGGCGGGGCCGACGATCTGCTCGGCGACGCCGGGCGCGCCGGGCACGGAGGTCTGCAACGGCCTGGACGACGACTGCGACGGGACGATCGACGACGGCGCCCTCTGGGCCGACAAGGGCACCGGCTGCACCGCCGGCACCGGCATCTGCGCCGCGGCGGGCGTGAAGGTCTGTGATCCGGGGAACGCGGCCGGGGCGACGGTCTGCTCGGCGACGCCGGGCGCGCCGGGCACGGAGGTCTGCAACGGCCTGGACGACGACTGCGACGGCGGCATCGACGAGGGCGCCAGCTGGGCGGACCTCGGCCAGGGTTGCAGCGCGGGCACGGGGATCTGCGTGGCCTACGGCTCGAAGGTCTGCGACCCGGGCGACCCTGCCGCGCCGACGGTCTGCTCGGCGACGCCGGGCGCGCCGGGCACCGAGATCTGCAACGGCCTCGACGACGACTGCGACGGGACGATCGACGATGGCGCCCTCTGGGCGGACCGGGGCACCGGCTGCACCGCGGGCACCGGCATCTGCGCCGCGGCCGGGGTGAAGGTCTGCGATCCGGGGAACGCGGCCGGCGCGACGGTCTGCTCGGCCACCCCCGGCCCCTCGGGCACGGAGGTCTGCAACGGCCTGGACGACGACTGCGACGGCAGCATCGACGAGGGCGCCACCTGGGCGGACCTCGGCCAGGGCTGCAGCGCGGGCGCCGGCATCTGCCTGGAGTACGGCTCGCGGATCTGCGATCCGGGGAACGCGGCGGGGCCGACGATCTGCTCGGCGACGCCGGGCGCGCCGGGCACCGAGGTCTGCAACGGCCTGGACGACGACTGCGACGGGACGATCGACGACGGCGCCCTCTGGGCGGACCGGGGCACCGGCTGCACCGCGGGCGCCGGCATCTGCGCGGCGGCCGGCGTGAAGGTCTGCGACGCGGGCGACCCCGCCGGCGCGACGGTCTGCTCGGCCACCCCCGGCCCCGCCGGCACCGAGGTCTGCAACGGCCTGGACGACGACTGCGACGGGACGATCGACGACGGCGCCCTCTGGGCGGACAAGGGCACGGGCTGCACCGCGGGCCTGGGGATCTGCGAGGCCGCCGGGGTGAAGGTCTGCGATCCGGGCGCGCCGGCGGGCGCGACGATCTGCTCGGCCACCCCCGGCCCCTCCTCGACCGAGGTCTGCAACGGCCTGGACGACGACTGTGACGGCGCCATCGACGATGGCGCCCTCTGGGCGGACAAGGGCACGGGCTGCACCTCCGGGGTCGGCGTCTGCTCCGAGGCCGGCGTGAAGATCTGCAACGCCGGCGACCCCGGCGGCGTGACGATCTGCTCGGCCGTCCCGGGTGCGCCGGGTACGGAGGTCTGCAACGGCCTGGACGACGACTGCGACGGGACGATCGACGACGGCGCCCTCTGGGCGGACAGGGGCACGGGCTGCACCTCGGGGGTGGGCATCTGCGAGGCCGCCGGGGTGAAGGTCTGCGACGCCGGCGATCCCACGGGCGCGACGGTCTGCTCGGCGACGCCGGGGGCCGCGGGCACGGAGGTCTGCAACGGCCTCGACGACGACTGCGACGGGTCGATCGACGACGGTCCGCTGTGGACCGACAAGGGCCAGAGCTGCATCTCGGGCGTGGGCATCTGCGCGGCGGCCGGGGTGAAGATCTGCGACACCGGCGCCCCCGCCGGCGCGACGGTCTGCTCCGCCACGCCGGGTAGCCCGGGCACGGAGACCTGCAACGGGCTGGACGACGACTGCGACGGGACCCCCGACGACAACCTCAGCGCCGCGTCCTGCGCCAACCAGAACGGCGTCTGCTCGGGTTCGACCCAGCTCTGCGGGGGCACCGCCGGCTGGCTTCCCTGCGACGCCGGCAGCTACGGGGCCGACTACGAGACCAACGAGTACAGCTGCGACGCGCTGGACAACGACTGCGACGGCAGCACCGACGAGAGCCTGGTCGGGGCCTCCTGTCCTCTGCAGCAGGGGGTCTGCGCCGGCGTCCGGCAGGCCTGCTCGGGTGGGACCTGGCAGGCCTGCGACTACGGTCCGGCCTACCAGGCCGCCGAGGCCACCTGTGACGGCCTCGACAACGACTGCGACGGCGCGGTGGACGAGAGCCTCACCGGGGCGCTCTGCCCGCTGCAGGAGGGCGTCTGCGCCGGGGCGCGGCAGGTCTGCGCCGGGGCCTCCGGCTGGCTCGCCTGCAACGCCGGCAGCTACGGGGCCGACTACGAGGTCAGCGAGATCAGCTGCGACGGCCTCGACAACGACTGCGACGGCGTCACCGACGACGTCGACCTCGATGGTGATGGCCACGTGGACTTCGCCTGCGGCGGCGACGACTGCGAGGACCTCAACCCGCTGGTCTTCACCGGCGCCGAGGAGCTCTGCGGCGACGGCATCGACAACGACTGCAACTTCATCGCCGAGGACCGGGACGAGGACGGTGACCTGCACATCGACGTGGCCTGCGCGACCTACGGCGGCGCGCTGCCCATCGACGACTGCAACGACGCCTCGGCCCTGGCCAACCCCGACGAGACCGAGACCTGCGGCGACGGCCTCGACAACGACTGCAACGGTAGCATCGACGACGTGGATCTCGACGGTGACAAGCGCATCGACGTCGCCTGCGGGGGGGTCGACTGCGACGACAGCGACGCCGCCGTGCACCCCGGCGCGGTCGAGCTCTGCGACGGCAAGGACAACGAGTGCAACGGGGTGATCGACGACAAGGACCGGGACGTCGACGGCCACGTGGACGTGGCCTGCGTGCTCTACACCGGCGGCCTGCCCGTCGATGACTGCGACGACGCCAACGTCGGCGTGAACCCCGACATGGACGAGGTCTGCGGCAACGCCCTGGACGAGGACTGCTCGGGCGCCACCAACGACAAGGACGTGGACGGCGACGGCGCGGTGGACACCGATCCTCTCTGCGGCGGCCTCGACTGCGACGACGACGATCCGATGACCTACCCGGGGGCGCCCGAGGTGCTCGACGGCCGGAACAACGACTGCGACGCCGATGGCCGGGCCGACGAGGGGCTGGTCGCGGCGGGCCAGGTGATCGTCACCGAGATCTTCTACGACTCCTCGCAGACGCCGGACGAGAACTACGAGTGGTTCGAGGTCTTCAACCCGGGCGACCGGCCGGTGAACCTGCGGCAGTGGCTGCTGCGGGATCAGCCCGGCATCTCCCAGGAGATCGCGGTCATCAGCGCCGACGTGATCGTCCCGCCGCGGGGCTTCGCCACCCTCTGCCGCACCGGCGATCCCCTCTACAACGGTGGGGTCACCTGCGACTACGAGTACGGCTACATGCAGCTGGCCAACAGCGCGGACGAGCTGATCCTCGAGTTCGAGGGCGTGCTCGTGGACGAGATCTGGTACGGCGGCGCCGGCTGGCCCTCGGCCACCACCGGCTCGCTCAACCTCGATCCGGATCAGTACTTCGCCGACAACAACACCTCGGGGCCCTGGTGCAACCACCCGGCCGGCCCCCCCGAGCTGGCCAACGGCGACGACTGCAGCCCCGGGATCTCGAACATCTCCTGCACCCTCCCCATCGACGACCCGCAGGTCGTGGCGGTCCACCCCGACAAGGGCATCGAGGGCGGCGGCACCGAGGTCATCATCGTCGGCTCGGGCTTCTCCGGCGCCACCGACGTGCAGGTCGACGGCTCGAGCTGCAGCGCCTGGGTGGTCGACAGCGACGATCAGATCACCTGCACCGTCCCGCCGGGCACCGCGGGCACGGTGAACGTGACCATCGTGGAGGGCGCCACGAGCGACACCCTCAGCGCGGGCTTCACCTACACCCGCGAGGCCAGCTCCAACCCCGAGACGGTGAACGCGATCTCCATCGATCGGCCGGCCACCCTGGACGTGATCCGCGATCGCTGGTGCGAGGGGATCTTCGGCCTGGTCGAGGAGGGCGGCACCACCGGCGGCGGCTGCCCGGCCGGGCGGGAGTACGCGCCGGGCGCCCTCATCGCCGAGGTGGGCTACGGCACCCTCTCCACCGACCCGCGGACCGACGGCTCGTGGATCTGGTTCCCCTCCTTCTGCGCGCAGTCCATCGGCTCGGCCGACGAGTTCGTGGGCACCCTGAAGGTCTCGACCCCGGGCACCTACAGCTACGGCTTCCGGGTGAGCGTCGACGGCGGCGACACCTGGAACTACGGCGACCTCGACGGCAGCGGCAACGGCTTCTCGGCCGCGCAGCTCGGCGTGATGCTGGTGAGATGATCGAGGCGAAGATCGTGGAGGGCGACCTCCTCAACCAGGAGGTCGAGGTCATCGTCAACGCCTGGAACCGCAACCTGATCCCCTGGTGGCTGCTCCTGCCCCAGGGGGTCTCGGGGGCGATCAAGAAGCGGGGCGGCGCCGCCCCTTTTCGGGAGATCGCGAGGGGTGGGGCGATGCCCCTGGGCAGCGCCCGCCTCTCGGGGCCCGGGCGGCTCCCCTTCCGGGCGATCATCCACGTGGCGGGCATCGACCTGCTCTGGCGGGCCTCGCGGGCCTCGATCCAGGGCTCGGTGGAGAGCGCCATGGCCCTGGTCGAGCAGGAGGGCTTCGCCAGCGTGGCCTTCCCCGTCATCGGCGCGGGCTCGGGCAGCTTCGACGAGGAGGGCGCGCTCCGGCTCATGCAGGAGGCGCTCGCCGGCCTCTCGAGCCGGGCCGAGGTCCGCATCGTCCGCTTCCGCCGCGGATGACGCTGGCCTTCGGGGCCGGTCGGGACGAGACTCCTCCCATGGCTGATGGACCCGTCACCGAGGTGGAGGTGCAGCGCCACGGCCGCGAGCCCGGGCGCCGGGAGGACCGGGTGGTGGTCGAGGAGCCGATGGAGATCCGCCTCGAGTTCGGCCCCCTCGAGGCCCGGCTGGGCAAGAGCGTGAGCATCACCATGCGCACCCCGGGCGAGGACTTC contains the following coding sequences:
- a CDS encoding MopE-related protein: MQRSGSRIVREWLPLVFLASILALTGCNCGEGTLGNCPAERCDNIDNDCDGQTDELELWEAKGESCSVGVGACASGGVFICNPDDRLGPLTCSGTPGQAGVEVCNGLDDDCDGLTDEEPEWSNLNQLCTVTMGGCVANGIFVCDQLNPTGLTLCSATPGPPVVEVCDGFDNDCDGDTDEEAIWADLGEQCTTGVGSCERAGIRGCDPGDPTGATICLAVGGSEGVEVCNGVDDDCDGETDEDLAWADKGQPCVLGIGACEAPGIRICDPGNAAGPTICNAIPGSGVAEVCNGLDDDCDGQTDNGALWAGKFGPCTVGVGACTAAGLMVCDPADPTGALVCNAVAGSPSAEACNGLDDDCDGQADEDALWLTLGDICNVGIGQCRATGVEICDVGNPGGATICSVSSGAAGSEICNGLDDDCDGQTDEEATWSDLGTVCTVGVGVCERTGVRRCDGTDPAGATICDATAAPAGVEVCNGLDDDCDGQTDEDATWADLGTVCSVGEGTCERSGVRICDPGAPAGPTICNASPGSTGAEVCDGLDNDCDGQTDEDAPWANKGQVCNVGAGGCQESGTFICDPTAPADPTICSANPAPPGTEICDGLDNDCDGQTDEDLLWVDLGTICRVGQGVCEAVGIKVCDPGAPLGATICSATAGAPGTETCNGLDDDCNGSIDDGPAWADRGQGCTEGVGVCASAGVRICDGANPAGPTVCSATAGAPGTETCNGLDDDCNGSIDDGALWGDRGTGCTAGTGICSAAGVKVCDPTDPSGATVCSATPGAPGSEVCNGLDDDCDGAIDDGALWSDLGTGCTSGQGVCATAGVKVCDPGNAAGATVCSASAGAPEVEVCNGVDDDCNGSIDDGALWANKGQSCKVGEGVCVEFGARICDPANPAGATICSGTPGTPGTEICNGLDDDCDGSIDEGALWANLGDGCSVGTGVCVEYGSRICDPANAAGATICSATPGAAGLEICNGLDDDCDGSIDEGVLWADRGQGCTAGTGICAAAGVKICDAADPTGATVCSAAPGPGGVEVCNGLDDDCDGVIDDGALWADKGTGCTSGVGVCAEAGSRICDAANPSGPTICSATPGTPGTEVCNGLDDDCDGAIDDGALWADRGTGCTVGVGTCSAAGVKVCDPGNAAGATVCSATPGAPGSEVCNGLDDDCDGAIDDGATWADLGQGCTVGVGTCSAAGVKVCDPGNAAGATVCSATPGAPGTETCNGLDDDCDGAIDDGALWADLGSGCTSGQGVCAQAGSRICDPGNAAGPTICSATPGAPGTEVCNGLDDDCDGTIDDGALWADLGTGCTSGQGICAAAGVKVCDPGAPAGATVCSATAGAPGTEVCNGLDDDCDGVIDDGPLWADKGTGCTSGVGVCLESGAKVCDAGNPAGPTVCSAIAGTPGTEVCNGLDDDCDGAIDDGALWATLGDGCTVGTGVCSEAGSLICDAGNPAGPPVCSATPGAPGTEVCNGLDDDCDGSIDEGALWADRGTGCTSGAGVCSAAGVKVCDPGAPAGATICSATPGAPQTEVCNGLDDDCDGSIDEGALWADRGEGCTSGLGICAAAGVKVCDPGAPAGATVCSATPGAPQTEVCNGRDDDCDGAIDDGALWVDLGEGCSAGTGECIEFGSKICDPGDPAGATICSATPGAPGVEVCNGLDDDCDGSLDEGALWADLGDGCNVGTGLCLEYGSKICDPGDPAAATICSATPGAPGVEVCNGRDDDCDGSIDEGVLWADLGEGCTAGTGVCSAAGVKVCDPGAPAGATVCSATPGAPGTEVCNGLDDDCNGTIDDGALWADKGEGCAVGTGVCLEYGSRICDPGNAAGPTICSATPGAPGTEVCNGLDDDCDGTIDDGALWADKGTGCTAGTGICAAAGVKVCDPGNAAGATVCSATPGAPGTEVCNGVDDDCDGSIDEGASWADLGQGCSAGTGVCVEYGSRICDPGNAAGPTICSATPGAPGTEVCNGLDDDCDGTIDDGALWADKGTGCTAGTGICAAAGVKVCDPGNAAGATVCSATPGAPGTEVCNGLDDDCDGGIDEGASWADLGQGCSAGTGICVAYGSKVCDPGDPAAPTVCSATPGAPGTEICNGLDDDCDGTIDDGALWADRGTGCTAGTGICAAAGVKVCDPGNAAGATVCSATPGPSGTEVCNGLDDDCDGSIDEGATWADLGQGCSAGAGICLEYGSRICDPGNAAGPTICSATPGAPGTEVCNGLDDDCDGTIDDGALWADRGTGCTAGAGICAAAGVKVCDAGDPAGATVCSATPGPAGTEVCNGLDDDCDGTIDDGALWADKGTGCTAGLGICEAAGVKVCDPGAPAGATICSATPGPSSTEVCNGLDDDCDGAIDDGALWADKGTGCTSGVGVCSEAGVKICNAGDPGGVTICSAVPGAPGTEVCNGLDDDCDGTIDDGALWADRGTGCTSGVGICEAAGVKVCDAGDPTGATVCSATPGAAGTEVCNGLDDDCDGSIDDGPLWTDKGQSCISGVGICAAAGVKICDTGAPAGATVCSATPGSPGTETCNGLDDDCDGTPDDNLSAASCANQNGVCSGSTQLCGGTAGWLPCDAGSYGADYETNEYSCDALDNDCDGSTDESLVGASCPLQQGVCAGVRQACSGGTWQACDYGPAYQAAEATCDGLDNDCDGAVDESLTGALCPLQEGVCAGARQVCAGASGWLACNAGSYGADYEVSEISCDGLDNDCDGVTDDVDLDGDGHVDFACGGDDCEDLNPLVFTGAEELCGDGIDNDCNFIAEDRDEDGDLHIDVACATYGGALPIDDCNDASALANPDETETCGDGLDNDCNGSIDDVDLDGDKRIDVACGGVDCDDSDAAVHPGAVELCDGKDNECNGVIDDKDRDVDGHVDVACVLYTGGLPVDDCDDANVGVNPDMDEVCGNALDEDCSGATNDKDVDGDGAVDTDPLCGGLDCDDDDPMTYPGAPEVLDGRNNDCDADGRADEGLVAAGQVIVTEIFYDSSQTPDENYEWFEVFNPGDRPVNLRQWLLRDQPGISQEIAVISADVIVPPRGFATLCRTGDPLYNGGVTCDYEYGYMQLANSADELILEFEGVLVDEIWYGGAGWPSATTGSLNLDPDQYFADNNTSGPWCNHPAGPPELANGDDCSPGISNISCTLPIDDPQVVAVHPDKGIEGGGTEVIIVGSGFSGATDVQVDGSSCSAWVVDSDDQITCTVPPGTAGTVNVTIVEGATSDTLSAGFTYTREASSNPETVNAISIDRPATLDVIRDRWCEGIFGLVEEGGTTGGGCPAGREYAPGALIAEVGYGTLSTDPRTDGSWIWFPSFCAQSIGSADEFVGTLKVSTPGTYSYGFRVSVDGGDTWNYGDLDGSGNGFSAAQLGVMLVR
- a CDS encoding macro domain-containing protein: MEAKIVEGDLLNQEVEVIVNAWNRNLIPWWLLLPQGVSGAIKKRGGAAPFREIARGGAMPLGSARLSGPGRLPFRAIIHVAGIDLLWRASRASIQGSVESAMALVEQEGFASVAFPVIGAGSGSFDEEGALRLMQEALAGLSSRAEVRIVRFRRG